DNA from Petropleomorpha daqingensis:
ACGAGGGCCGGCCGGTCGTCGGCCGCGTCGGCGAGCTGGTGATCACCCAGCCCATGCCCTCGATGCCGCTGTTCTTCTGGGGCGACGAGGACGGCGAGCGCTACCGGGCCAGCTACTTCGAGACCTTTCCCGGCGTGTGGCGGCACGGCGACTTCTTCGAGGTCAACGAGCGCGGCGGCTGCTTCGTCCGCGGCCGCTCCGACGCCGTGCTCAACCGGCAGGGCGTGCGGATCGGCACCGCGGAGATCTACCGCGTCGTCGAGGACGACCCCGCCGTCCTCACCTCGCTCGTGGTCAACCTCGACCTGCCCGGCGGCGGCTTCTTCATGCCGCTGTTCGTCGTCCTGCGGCCGGGGCAGGAGCTCACCGACGAGCTGGACGCGCGGCTGCGGCGCTCGCTGCGCCAGGAGTACAGCCCGCGGCACGTCCCCGACCGGATCGTCGCGGTGCGCGCCGTCCCGCTGACCCGCAGCGGCAAGAAGATGGAGATCCCGGTCCGCCGGATCCTCCTGGGCGCCGACCCGTCGTCGGTCGCCGATCCGCACGCCATGGCCGATCCCGACGCCCTGGCCGACTACGTCGAGTACGCCCGCACCCAGCGCGACTACTGAACCCATTGGCCGAGGAGGCTCGCTTGACTACTCGCTCGTTCCCGCTGCCCTCCCAGATCGCCGACGTGCCCGGCGCGGAGGGGTGGGAGCAGATGTACCCGTACTTCACCCGCTTCCAGCCCGAGGACGACCAGCGGTTCTGGTTCTACAACTCGATGCACTTCCCCGAGGTCATCCCGGCCTTCGACGGCGTCACCTCGGAGATCCCCTACACCGCGATCGGGGCGAACCTGGCCCGCCTGTTCTCCTTCCCGACGACGCTGGGCATCGAGTACCGCATCGTCAACGGCCGCGTGTACATCACCGCGAACCCGGTGCTGGACCCCGAGGAGATCGAGCGGCGGCTGCCGCACTTCCAGGAGCGGGCCGGCTACTACTACGCGAACTGGGACCGGCTCTACGGCGAGTGGCAGCAGCGGATGGACGCGCTGATCGCCGAGATCGAGGCGGTCGAGGTCCCGGTGCTGGGCGACCTCGACGACATCTCCGTGGTCACCAGCGGCCGCGGCTACGCGACCAACCACCTGCTCCGCGAGAACTTCCACCGCTGCATCGACCTGTACTCGAAGATGTGGCACTACCACACCGAGATGCTGCAGCTCGGCTACGGCGCCTACGTCGTCTTCTTCGAGTTCTGCAAGCAGGCGTTCCCGGAGATGGGCGACCAGATGGTGGCCCGGATGGTCGCCGGCATGGACGTCACCATGTACCGCCCGGACGACGAGCTGAAGAAGCTCGCCGCGCTGGCCGTCGAGCTCGACGTGGCCGACCTGTTCGTCGAGGGCGCGGACCCGGCCAAGGTGCTCTCCTCGCTGGGCGAGCGCGGCGGCAACGGGCAGCGGTGGCTGGCCGCGTTCGAGGAGGCCAAGGACCCCTGGTTCCACGTCTCGGTCGGCGACGGCTTCTACCACCACCACCTGTCCTGGGCCGACGACCTGACGGTCCCGTTCGCCGCGCTGCCCCGCTACGTCGAGCAGATCCGCGCCGGTGAGGACCTCACCCGGCCCACCGAGCGGCTGGCCGAGGAGCGCGACCGCATCGCCGACGAGCACCGCGCGCTGCTCGGCTCGGAGGAGGAGAAGGCCGCCTTCGACCAGATGCTCGGTCTGTGCCGGCAGGTGTTCCCCTACATCGAGTCGCACAAGTTCTACTGCGAGCACTGGTTCACCACGCGGTTCTTCCAGAAGATCCGCGCCTTCGGCCAGCTGCTCGCCTCCCGCGGCGTGCTGCGCGAGGCCGACGACGTGTTCCACCTGCGCTCGGTCGAGGTCGAGGACGCTCTGGTCGACGTCATGCTGGCCTGGGCCGGCGGTGGCACCGAGCTCGGTGCCCGGCACTGGCAGCCGATCGTGGCCCGCCGCAAGGAGATCCTCGAGGCGCTGGCCCAGTGGTCGCCGCCGCCGGCGCTCGGCCCGGTGCCGCCGGCGCTCAACGACCCCGCGGTGAAGATGCTGTGGGGGATCACCGACGACACCGTGCAGACCTGGCTCGGCGACGAGTCGCTCGACGAGAACACCGTCCGCGGCTACGCCGCCTCGCCGGGCGTGGTCGAGGGCGTCGCCCGGGTGCTGATGAACGTCAACGACATCGGCTCGATCCGCGAGGGCGAGATCCTGGTCTGCCCGGTGACCGCGCCGAGCTGGGGCCCCGTGTTCGGCAAGATCGCCGCCGCGGTCTCCGACATCGGCGGCACGATGTCGCACGCCGCGATCGTCGCCCGCGAGTACGGCATGCCCGCCGTCGTCGGCACCGGGCAGGCGACGGCGAAGATCCAGACCGGCGACCGGGTCCGGGTCGACGGTGACCGCGGCATCGTGACGGTGCTGCGATGACCGTCCTGCCCTTCGCCGAGCTCGGCCGGGACGACGTCCCGGCCGCCGGCGGCAAGGGCGCGTCGCTGGGGGAGCTGCTGCGCGCCGGCATCCGGGTCCCCGACGGCTTCGTGGTGACGACGACGGCCTTCCGGACGGCGGTGGGCGGGCTCGGTCTCGCCGAGCGGGTGTCCGCGCTCGACCCTGACGGCGACCTGGCCGGCCCGTGCGCCGAGCTGCGGGCGGTCGTCGAGACCGCGCCCCTGCCGGACGACGTCGCCGCCGCGATCACCGCCGCGTACGAGGCGCTCGGGGAGCCCGACCTGCCGGTGGCGGTGCGCTCCTCGGCGACCAGCGAGGACTCGGCGGAGGCGAGCTTCGCCGGCCTGCAGGACACCTACCTGTGGGTGCGCGGCGCCGACGCCGTCCTCGAGGCGGTGCGGCGCTGCTGGGCCAGCCTCTACAGCGTCGAGTCGGTGAGCTACCGGCTGCGCCGCGCGCTCGCCGAGGACGACCTGGCGATGGCCGTCGTCGTCCAGCGCATGGTCGACTCCCGCAGCTCGGGCGTGATGTTCACCCGCAGCCCGCTCAACGGCGACCGGTCGGTGGTCTGCGTCGACGCCAGCTGGGGACTGGGGTCGGCGGTGGTCAGCGGCGAGGTCACGCCGGACTCGTTCGTCGTCAGCAAGGTGACCGGCGAGGTGGCCAAGCGGTTCATCGCGACCAAGTGCACCTGGCACCGCCCGGACCCGCGCGGATCGGGGGTGATCGACCGCGACGTGCCCGGCGAGCTGCAGGACATCCCGTCGATCTCGGCCGAGGAGCTGGCCGCGCTGGTGGCGACCGCCCGCGCCGTCGAGGCGCACTACGGCAGCCCGCAGGACATCGAGTGGGCGATCGACGACTCCGGCGAGCTGTTCCTCCTGCAGAGCCGCCCGGAGACGGTGTGGGCGGAGAAGGACGCCGCGGCCGCACCCGTGGCGACGCCGGCCGCGCGCCCGTTCGACCACGTGCTCAACGTCCTCGGTGGCAAGAAGCAGGGGGCCTGAGGTGCAGCTGAGCCCGGACGACGTCCGTGACGTGCTGCGCGTGCTCGACTCCAGCGGCCTGGCCGAGCTGCACCTGGAGACGGCGGAGCTGACGCTCACCCTGCGCCGCGAGGGCGCGGCGGCCGGCTGGACCGCCGAGCAGCAGGTCCTGCGCACCCCGGTGGTGGAGAGCCAATTGTCCGCAGTCGGCGAGGAGGACGAGCCGGCGCCGGTGCAGGCAGAGGTGGGCGAGGGGCTGGTCGCCGTCCGGCCGCCGCTGCTCGGCACGTTCTACCGGGCGCCGCAGCCCGGCGCGCCGCCGTTCGTCGACGTCGGCGACCCGGTCGAGGACGACACCGTCGTCGGCATCGTCGAGACCATGAAGATGATGACGCCGGTGCACGCCGGGGTCCGCGGCACGGTGGTGGAGTTCCGCACCGGCAACGGCGAGTTCGCCGAGAAGGACGCCGTCCTCTGCGTCGTGGAGCCGGCATGAGCCACCGGATCCACCGGCTGCTGATCGCCAACCGCGGGGAGATCGCGGCGCGGGTGATCCGCACCTGTGCCCGGCTGGGCATCGAATCGGTGCTGGCCGCCTCCGACGCCGACCTCGACGCGCTGCCGGCCCGGCTGGCCGACCGCGTCGTGCGGCTCGGGCCGGCCCCGGCCGCGCAGTCCTACCTCGACCCGGCGGCGGTGGTGCGTGCGGCGCTGGCGGTCGGTGCCGACGCCGTGCACCCCGGCTACGGGTTCCTCAGCGAGAACCCGGCGCTGGCGCAGGGCTGCGCGGAGGCCGGGCTGGTCTTCGTGGGCCCGTCGGTCGAGTCGCTGCACGCGGTGGGCGACAAGCTCACCGCCCGAAGGCACGCGCTGGCCGCCGGGCTGCCGGTCGTGCCGGGCGGCGAGGCGGCCGACCTGGCCGCGGCCCAGGCGGTGGCGGCCGAGGTCGGCTACCCGCTGCTGGTCAAGGCGGTCGGCGGCGGGGGCGGCCGCGGGATGAAGCGGGTGCGGTCGGCCGGCGAGCTGGCGCACACCCTCGACCTGGCCAGCAGCGAGGCCGCCGCGGCGTTCGGCGATCCACGGGTCTACCTGGAGCGCTACGTCGAGTCCGGCCGGCACGTCGAGGTGCAGGTGCTCGGCGACGGCTCGTCGGCGGTGGCGCTGGGCGACCGCGACTGCTCGGTGCAGCGGCGCTACCAGAAACTGTTCGAGGAGGCGCCGGCCCCGCTGATCCCCGACCGGGTGCGTGCCGACATGGCGTCGGCCGCTCTCGCCCTCGCGGTGCACCTCGGCTACCGGGGGCTGGGCACCGTCGAGCTGCTCTACGACCGGCAGCGGGAGAGCTTCTACTTCCTGGAGATGAACGCCCGCATCCAGGTCGAGCACCCCGTCACCGAGGCGGTCACCGGCCTCGACCTGGTCGCCGAGCAGCTCGCCGTCGCGGAGGGTCTGCCGCTGCGGCTGCGCCAGGAGGACGTCGTCCTCACCGGGCACGCCGTGGAGTGCCGGATCAACGCCGAGGACGCGGCGCACGACTTCCGCCCGTCGCCCGGGCAGATCGAGCGCGTGGTGCTGCCGGTCGGCGACGGCATCCGGGTCGACACCCACGTGCAGGGCGGCTCCGTCGTCCCGCCGTTCTACGACTCCCTGCTGGCGAAGCTGATCGTGCACGGCACCGACCGCGCCGACGCGCTCGCCCGCGCGCGGGCGGCGCTGGACCTGCTGCGCATCGACGGGGTGACGACGACGGTGCCGGTGCACCAGGCGCTGCTGGCCGACGCCGAGTTCGCCGCCGGCGGCGTGGACACCGCCTTCTTCGAGCGGTTCCTCTCCCGCGACCTGGCGGTGGCCTCGTGAACGTGGGGCTCGTCGACGTCTCGATCCGCGACGGGAACCAGAGCCTGTGGGGGGCGACCGGGCTCCGGACGGCGCACATCCTGCAGGTCGCGCCGGTCCTCGAGCGGGTCGGCTTCCGGGCGCTGGACTACACC
Protein-coding regions in this window:
- a CDS encoding PEP-utilizing enzyme, which produces MTTRSFPLPSQIADVPGAEGWEQMYPYFTRFQPEDDQRFWFYNSMHFPEVIPAFDGVTSEIPYTAIGANLARLFSFPTTLGIEYRIVNGRVYITANPVLDPEEIERRLPHFQERAGYYYANWDRLYGEWQQRMDALIAEIEAVEVPVLGDLDDISVVTSGRGYATNHLLRENFHRCIDLYSKMWHYHTEMLQLGYGAYVVFFEFCKQAFPEMGDQMVARMVAGMDVTMYRPDDELKKLAALAVELDVADLFVEGADPAKVLSSLGERGGNGQRWLAAFEEAKDPWFHVSVGDGFYHHHLSWADDLTVPFAALPRYVEQIRAGEDLTRPTERLAEERDRIADEHRALLGSEEEKAAFDQMLGLCRQVFPYIESHKFYCEHWFTTRFFQKIRAFGQLLASRGVLREADDVFHLRSVEVEDALVDVMLAWAGGGTELGARHWQPIVARRKEILEALAQWSPPPALGPVPPALNDPAVKMLWGITDDTVQTWLGDESLDENTVRGYAASPGVVEGVARVLMNVNDIGSIREGEILVCPVTAPSWGPVFGKIAAAVSDIGGTMSHAAIVAREYGMPAVVGTGQATAKIQTGDRVRVDGDRGIVTVLR
- a CDS encoding PEP/pyruvate-binding domain-containing protein, translated to MTVLPFAELGRDDVPAAGGKGASLGELLRAGIRVPDGFVVTTTAFRTAVGGLGLAERVSALDPDGDLAGPCAELRAVVETAPLPDDVAAAITAAYEALGEPDLPVAVRSSATSEDSAEASFAGLQDTYLWVRGADAVLEAVRRCWASLYSVESVSYRLRRALAEDDLAMAVVVQRMVDSRSSGVMFTRSPLNGDRSVVCVDASWGLGSAVVSGEVTPDSFVVSKVTGEVAKRFIATKCTWHRPDPRGSGVIDRDVPGELQDIPSISAEELAALVATARAVEAHYGSPQDIEWAIDDSGELFLLQSRPETVWAEKDAAAAPVATPAARPFDHVLNVLGGKKQGA
- a CDS encoding acetyl-CoA carboxylase biotin carboxyl carrier protein, which produces MQLSPDDVRDVLRVLDSSGLAELHLETAELTLTLRREGAAAGWTAEQQVLRTPVVESQLSAVGEEDEPAPVQAEVGEGLVAVRPPLLGTFYRAPQPGAPPFVDVGDPVEDDTVVGIVETMKMMTPVHAGVRGTVVEFRTGNGEFAEKDAVLCVVEPA
- a CDS encoding acetyl-CoA carboxylase biotin carboxylase subunit, with product MSHRIHRLLIANRGEIAARVIRTCARLGIESVLAASDADLDALPARLADRVVRLGPAPAAQSYLDPAAVVRAALAVGADAVHPGYGFLSENPALAQGCAEAGLVFVGPSVESLHAVGDKLTARRHALAAGLPVVPGGEAADLAAAQAVAAEVGYPLLVKAVGGGGGRGMKRVRSAGELAHTLDLASSEAAAAFGDPRVYLERYVESGRHVEVQVLGDGSSAVALGDRDCSVQRRYQKLFEEAPAPLIPDRVRADMASAALALAVHLGYRGLGTVELLYDRQRESFYFLEMNARIQVEHPVTEAVTGLDLVAEQLAVAEGLPLRLRQEDVVLTGHAVECRINAEDAAHDFRPSPGQIERVVLPVGDGIRVDTHVQGGSVVPPFYDSLLAKLIVHGTDRADALARARAALDLLRIDGVTTTVPVHQALLADAEFAAGGVDTAFFERFLSRDLAVAS